From Styela clava chromosome 6, kaStyClav1.hap1.2, whole genome shotgun sequence, one genomic window encodes:
- the LOC120331211 gene encoding carbohydrate sulfotransferase 11-like, with protein sequence MTILDMRRYQTKRIIVAAVVVVTLMYFLQLFHTDDNHSRSIEKNIADTGHSTTVNVVRQKTSTIAKESQNAKESTSEIVVDIPHLKTEIEIYKREDITLDDKMEAILKLRLERLNQTCSCRNITETDQPDTKKYLSNLIVSDKYKVIFCSNDDIQIEGWRKLLRKENDDLSLRLLSSYREESISYRLKYYYKLLLVRHPLIRLMSAYKSWIKQHPNVDEKSLMNQSAEESHDVSLQNQANVDSGMVYNLEKNSTRFSLPVDFFANIVDGANSDNSLDPLWGRISMLCQACNVQYDYISKSETAPDDATYLLSKLMDDANGSYTHLKPEPFDAGLLEEFRTALTAELANNIYKVYQYDFEMFGYPKPWD encoded by the exons ATGACAATTTTAGATATGAGAAGATACCAAACAAAAAGAATTATCGTAGCTGCTGTCGTCGTGGTAACATTGATGTATTTTTTGCAGCTGTTCCATACGGATGATAACCATTCTCGG AGTATCGAAAAGAATATAGCTGATACCGGACACTCCACAACAGTAAACGTAGTTCGGCAGAAAACTAGCACGATTGCAAAAGAATCTCAGAATGCCAAAGAATCGACGAGCGAAATCGTAGTAGACATCCCACACTTGAAAACAGAGATTGAAATATACAAACGGGAAGACATTACACTCGACGATAAAATGGAAGCCATATTGAAATTAAG ACTCGAGAGACTGAATCAAACATGTTCTTGTCGGAATATCACTGAAACGGACCAACCTGACACGAAGAAGTATTTATCGAAT ctGATAGTTTCAGACAAATACAAAGTGATATTTTGCTCAAATGATGATATACAAATTGAAGGTTGGAGGAAGTTGCTACGTAAGGAAAACGACGATTTGTCACTGAG GCTTCTATCTTCTTACCGAGAGGAGTCCATTTCGTACAGACTCAAATACTATTACAAACTTTTGCTGGTACGGCATCCATTAATTCGGCTCATGTCTGCGTATAAAAGCTGGATCAAACAACATCCAAACGTTGATGAAAAGTCATTAATGAA CCAATCGGCGGAGGAATCACATGACGTATCTCTACAGAATCAGGCCAACGTCGATTCAGGAATGGTATACAATTTGGAGAAGAATTCAACACGATTCTCACTACCTGTAGATTTCTTTGCTAATATCGTTGATGGTGCAAACTCCGATAATTCTCTTGACCCTTTGTGGGGTAGAATCAGTATGCTATGTCAGGCCTGTAACGTTCAATATGACTATATATCGAAATCAGAAACTGCCCCAGACGATGCAACCTACCTGCTGTCAAAATTAATGGATGACGCAAATGGGTCATACACACATCTCAAACCAGAACCCTTTGATGCAGGATTATTAGAAGAGTTTCGGACAGCGTTGACTGCAGAACTTGCcaacaatatttacaaagtGTACCAATATGACTTTGAAATGTTTGGATATCCGAAACCATGGGACTGA
- the LOC120331212 gene encoding uncharacterized protein LOC120331212 codes for MARVVKEGYLQKYSTGIFKGWKKRYFKVFSDGQFVFYDHKDGPRGGNINIATQCQDIQVGAGIMAKIPKLPDKYETDCIFLFIARDKRFLLLADNRRELDSWLQALNNARPIHPQNYQQVTSGYPQFNPQSSNNGYVGHSAAPPYPAAPPPYVPEGGLPHQPVGTLGFEGLAVSQNQPYPPPPQPGYGGQYPPPQGPYPSQSGPYPPQPGPYPPSGPAYLPPPNTGYPAPQAGGPYPPPSGAFPPGAYPVQYGSAYPAYPQQGGYYPQQGAYQGGYAPQQAYSHKQKSKGGLGALGGLLGGGAALAGGHGMMKKAGKHKKLIGGAAAAALGGYALHKATKRFSWSSGSGCSFGSFGSFGSFGS; via the coding sequence ATGGCTCGTGTTGTTAAAGAAGGCTACCTACAAAAATATTCGACTGGTATATTCAAAGGCTGGAAGAAAAGATATTTTAAGGTATTTTCTGATGGGCAGTTTGTATTCTATGATCATAAAGATGGACCTCGTGGAGGGAATATCAACATAGCAACACAATGCCAAGATATTCAAGTTGGAGCAGGGATAATGGCTAAAATACCAAAGCTTCCTGATAAATATGAGACTGATTGTATTTTCCTGTTCATTGCAAGGGATAAAAGGTTTCTCCTTCTGGCGGACAATCGTCGAGAACTGGATTCATGGTTGCAGGCTTTGAATAATGCACGTCCAATTCATCCACAAAATTATCAACAAGTCACTTCAGGCTACCCACAATTCAATCCACAGTCTTCTAACAATGGTTATGTTGGTCACTCTGCAGCACCGCCATACCCCGCAGCACCTCCTCCCTATGTTCCGGAGGGAGGTCTTCCACATCAGCCAGTCGGAACTCTTGGTTTCGAAGGACTAGCAGTTAGTCAAAATCAACCGTATCCACCGCCGCCACAGCCAGGATATGGTGGACAGTATCCCCCTCCACAAGGACCTTATCCCTCACAGTCCGGTCCTTATCCACCTCAGCCAGGCCCATATCCACCTAGTGGACCTGCCTATCTTCCACCCCCGAACACTGGATATCCAGCACCGCAAGCAGGTGGCCCTTACCCTCCGCCATCTGGAGCATTTCCCCCTGGCGCATACCCAGTACAGTATGGATCAGCTTACCCTGCATATCCTCAACAAGGAGGCTATTATCCGCAACAGGGTGCTTATCAAGGTGGATATGCACCACAGCAAGCATACTCACATAAGCAAAAGAGCAAAGGTGGCTTGGGAGCATTAGGTGGTTTGCTTGGTGGCGGTGCAGCTCTTGCTGGAGGTCATGGAATGATGAAGAAAGCTGGAAAGCATAAAAAACTTATTGGGGGTGCAGCGGCTGCAGCACTTGGTGGATATGCTCTGCATAAGGCGACAAAAAGATTTTCCTGGAGTAGTGGCTCTGGGTGCAGTTTCGGTAGCTTTGGCAGTTTCGGAAGCTTTGGTAGCTAA